CATCTTTTTACCAATCCTTATGAATTCAATGGGCCGGCCGGTCCCATGAGTGCCGTCTATGCCAATTTCCCCTTTTCCCTCCTTTATATTCTTTTGCTGCCCCTGGGACCTGTAGGGGCTTATAACGGCTTAATCCTCTTGTCCTTTCTATTTAGTGGCCTGGCCATGTTCCTGCTGGCCTGGACCTGGACCAGGGACTCTTGGGCCTCCCTGTTGGCCGGGTTGGTTTTTGCCGTGGTCCCTTATCGGGTCAGTCATATTGCCGGCGGCCAACTCTTCGGATATGTGATCTTTTTGCTGCCCCTGTGTCTCTATTTCATGGAAAAAACATTAAAAACAGGCCGTTGGGTCTATGGAGGGGCAGCCGGGTTCTGTCTGGTTCTGCTCTCCTTGATGGAACCCCACGCCAGTTTCCTGGCCGCCCTGACCATCGGGGTATATCTGCCGAATCGTATTCTGCTTTTTCAGACCGTTTCTTCAGCTCAAAAACAGGAAGAGGAAGTCAAACCCCTCTGGCCCGGGTTGTTGGGGGCTTTAACCGGCGGTCTATCGATTGCATCTTTTCTCTGGATGCAGTTCGTGAAAAAGTCCGGTTTTCCCCTCTGGCATTTTAACTGGATACAACTCTTGATCTTAGGGGGCATCGCGGCCCTTTTACTCTGGTTTTATCTGTCGGCTCTGGTTTCAAGATGGACTGGCCTTCCCTTTGCCGAGGCCCGTCATCGGGTCGGAAAGGCTTTCTTTCTTTTTCTGCCTCTATGGCTTTATGTCTTAAAATTCCAAGTGGATATCACCCGGCTGGGTATGATCCTGCCTCTATTCTGTTTAGGCCTGTTCGCATCTTTTCTGACAGCCCAATGGATTAAACGAAGAAAGCCGCTTTTTCTTTTTGACCGCTCCGGAATTGTTCCGGTTATCGTTGGGGTCGGAGTGGGCCTGGCTCTGGCAGCGGCCTATTTGATTCATATGAGGGCCACCGTTTTTTTGCCTTCCATAGCAGGCAAGGGGCGGACGATCCGCGAAGTGCTCCTCTTTTCCCCAAAAATCGGCAACTTTTTTTCCCTCCCCTTTCCGTATAATGAAAAATATATTTTTTTAGGTCGAGTTTTACTTTTGTTGGCGGTTTGCGGGCTCATTCCTCTCTTCAAAAGCAGGCCTAAAAACCCAGGGTTTATAGCGTTGGCCGGACTTCTGGCCTTTTTGGCCCTTATCCTGACCCTCGGTCCCACCATGCCTTATTTCCCCCTTTATCAATTTTTTTATGAATACCTCCCTTTCTTCAACTACCCCCGGGTACCAGCCCGGTTCGTGATGATCGGTTTTATTTTTTTGGGCTTGTTGGCCGCCTCGGCCATGACCGGCTTACGGGCCTGGTTGGCCTCAAGGGGTTGGGGCCGTTGGAGAATAGGGATTACCCTGTTGATTATTCTTCTGGTATCAGTGGAATATCATACCGGTCACTCGCTGGGACTCTCTTTGATGAAAGGAGACAATCGCCTATACGAAGAGATTAAGAGGCACTTGCCCAAAGGCCGGGTGGTCCTGGAACTCCCCATCTGGCCCGGCGATTCCCATCAGTCCTCGGTTTATGAATATACTGTTACCCGAACCCAAAGACCGATGATAAACGGTTATGCGCCGGTAGTGGCCCGGGATTATATCAATCAGGTTTTTTGGCCCCTTTACCCTCTGAATCATGGCGAATTGACCCTGCCCCGGGTCCGGGAAATGCAAAGGCTTAAAGTGGGACTCCTCACTTTCCATGACAATCCCTATCTTTATTCTGAAAAGGTAAGCCCTTTTCCGAGGAGACTGGCCTTAAAGCGTCTGGCGGCTTCCCCCTGGCTGAAACTCATTGACCACGACGAAGACGTTTATCTTTTTAAATTGGCTGAAAAGGCCGATGGATATTTCAATAGTTCGGCTATTACCTCACCGGTTCAATCGATCGTCTACAGCAACAACCTGACCCGGAAAACAGGCCGATACCAATTTGATCCGTTCGCTTCGGGTTACAATTTTTTATTTGAAGAAGAGTCGTTAACTCAAGGTAAGCCTGTGCTTCGACCCGGAATGCGTGGGGGAAATGTCGTTTCGGCCATACCCGGGCAGGACCTCCCCGGATATTTAATTTTAGGGCCAAACCGGTTTTATCCGTCCGGGAAATTCCGGGCCAGGTTCCGGATCAAGGCCGGATCTGTGGATCCCCAAAAGGAGATAGGCCGAATAGAAATTATTGAACAGGGGACCAAAATTATTGCCCAGAAGAGCTTGTTTGGGAGAGATATGCAGCCCTTCCAGACCTGGATGGATATCCCTCTGGAATTTGAGATCCCGGAGAGCAGCAGGATCGGCTTTCGGATTTACTTTTCCGGGGAAGCCCCGCTCTATTACAACCTGGCTGTAATCGGTTTCGCCGATCAAAAAAAAGGGCCGGGCCTTATAGAGGCCGAGGAATTGTTTCGTCCTACCGGAGTAATCGTGTCAGATCCCCTGGCCTCGGGACGGGAAGCCCTATTCGGGAAGGCGGTCTTCAAACCTTCCAATTTTCTTTGTTACGGTCCTTTCAGGACTTTTGAACCCGGTTCCTACCAGGCCAGATTCTTTTTAAGATTAAAATCCCTGCCGGGTATCCCCGGGGATTCGGAGATAGCCGTGCTCGATTTGTGCACCGATGCAGGGAGACGCATATTGGGAAGCCGTAAGCTTAAGGTTCAGGATCTCAAGGCCGATGCCTATACGCCCGTTGTGGTGGATTTTAAGGTACCTTTTCGCTTGGAAATCGAATCCCGGGTCCTGTTTTTGGAAAAGGAAGATCTTCTGGTGGACCGGATTGAAATAACAGCCCTGCCCTAAGGGTTATGGGATTTTATGGCACATCCTTCCCATCCCAGTGGTAGCCGCAATTTAAGGCCTTATGCTTTTCGATTTCGGCAGGGAATAGATTCAATGGCGGGATTTTACATAACAGGATGGGTCTGAATCTGTAAATGGCACACCTGTTCTGTTTGTTCAACAAAGGACATTTTATCCCAAAAAATTCACAACATTTTCCGCATTGTTTGCACTCGCCATTACGGGTTTTATAGCTGTTAAGTACTTTATCGGCATTAAAATAATAGAGATAGGTTCTTTTCAGATAGTCGGCTAAGGGCATATATCTTTTACCTCACCATATATGTTTAAGGATACTAAATTCTGGTCTGATAATTGTCAAGGTTTAGTTTAAAAATAACCTTCAGGGATCAGGGGGCTGAGGTCAGGGGGCGGTGAAAAAATTTTTATGATTGGTGGTTCCCTCCTGGGGTCCAGTAAAACATCCGATCCAAATCGAATTCAAATTTTTTAGTTGAATTGATTGCCCAAAAACTACTATAGTACAATCCAAATTTCCATCGGTCAGGAGAAATATTATGAAAAGACTCGGGATTCTTAATGTAATACTTGGATTATTCATGCTTATTTGGCCTTCTTTCAGCCAGGGAGAAACCCCTCCAGTGAAACCATCACCAGGCGAGCCCCCTAAAGCCGAAGAAAAACCTTTGGGGATCGCCATAGGCCTCCGTTCGACCTATTTCCGGATGCAACAGAACCAGGGGGACATTTTTAGAAATATAAAATTGTTGGATGAGGAACAGGACTTAGCCCCCTATAAGCCCTTTCTTCAGTACCATTTTTCCAGTTATTGGGCCATTGAATTGGGCTATGATCAATTCAAGGCCATCACCCTGAACAGGGCGTTTGATGATGTCGCCGAGTTTGATAGACGTTGGGTCGATGGGGCGTTAGAGTGGCAACCCATCATGCTGACCGCACAGTTCCGCTGGCCCCATTTCCATAAATCGGTGGTCCCCTATGTATCGGGAGGGCTCAGTTATACCAAGACCTCCTGGAAAAGAAACGACTGGTACTATTTCGGATTCCCAAACCCGGAAACCTATACCACCTGGACAAGCCAGGGGAACAGACCCGAAGACTATCCGAACAATAACTATCGGCGTATCTTTGCCGTTGATGACCACACTATTGGGATGTTGTTCGGCTTTGGGGTCGATTATTTCCTGTTAAAAAATTTAGCCCTGAATCTGGACTGGCGCTATCACTGGGCCCAGGTCAAATTTAAGTACACCCTGGCCTTTAATGACGGTCTGGATCCGATCAGCCAGGACCAGGGGACCTTTATCCTGGATTCCTGGGTCTTGGGATTGGGTGTCAAGTATTTATTTTAATTTAATTAGGAAAGGAAATTGCATTTTGGACGCCAATGAACGCAGATTGCCAGGATAACAAGAATAGAATAATATCTGCGGGTATCGGCGAAAATCTGCGTCCTAATTTTTGTCTTTTTTTCGACGCCAGCCAACCGATACCAGGAATATAAACGATAGGGTCAGCAGGGAGATGATCCCCCCTATCTTTATGGAGATGGGTTGATACCTGAATGCCACTTTATGTTCTCCGGGATCGATGGGGATACCCCTGAAGGCATAATCAGCCGGAAAAATGGTTTTTTCACGGCCGTCGACATAGGCCTTCCAGCCAGGATAATAGACCTCACTTAAAACCAGATAGGCCCTGGTTTGGGATAAGACGTTTAAGGTGATCCGGTTGGCACCGTAAGAGGTCACCTGAACACGGTTAAAATCTATTTTCGATGAGCGCTCAAGAGGCGGCTGGAATAGGGGGGCACCGGGACCGACAATGACCTCATCCAGGGGATCAAGGGCCATTAAATCATATAGTATCCGGTCTTTATGGGCCGGAAGACCTTTCCGGACTAAAAAAGCCTTGGGTAATGTAAAGCGGTTCTCATAAACCTGTCCAAAAACTTTGGTAAACCGCTTCCCCAGGGAAAAAAGGTCGGTCCCGTCCAGAAATATATTTCTAACTTCAAAATTACCCCGATGGTTGACTCGGGAAATAATGATGGTCTTCGGGATAATCGGGGAATTAAATTTGAAAGAACTGCGATAACTGTGCCCCTGGTATCCTTCCTGAGGAATGCCCCAGGAACTCTCTATGGTTGCCTGACCATGCCGTCTCCTGGTTCGGTTTTCTTTTTTTTCCCAGGACCATTCCGAGGTTTCCATTCCCGCCCTGATGGGAAAGGTTATTTGTTTTCCGTATTGATCCATAACAGTCAATTCCGCCACGGTCTCACCCTGGGGTATTTCCAACCCGAAAGTCATAAGAGAAATCAGGCTGATGCGGGTAACCGGATGATCATAAAGACCGTCTAAAGAAATGACCTTGTCTTTCCCCGGCCCCAGGATAAAGCCGGCATATTTCCCATTCGGACCCAGGGTCAAATCGGTTGTGGTGGCTATGAATCTAATATTCAACAAATCCAATAATTGGGGGTTGGACTCACTTTCATCAACTACCAGGCGCAGGGATGGACGGTTTTCTGCATTTATCCCAAGGAGATTTAGGGAGCTCCCGATATCCGTGGTGTAGATACGAAAGCGGTTGCCCATACTGGCCTCATCGATAAATCCCCGGCAATAAAGCCCTCCCTCATTTCTTAATCGATAATCCGGGGAGTTCATTTTTTGTAAAAAAAGAACCCTCTCGTTAGGCTGGTAATATTTCTCCGGAAAGCCTTGCTTCCAGCCGAGGTGTCGGTTGGAATAGAAAAGTTCGGTTAGGGCCAGAATAAAAATGAGCAACAGAAATATGGAGGGCTTCAGCCATTGTTTAAGGGTTGCCCCGACCAGGGCCAGGACCGCCATTGCAATCAGGGTCAGGATAAAGGGCCGGCTTCCCAGGACTGACTTTAAACTTCCAGAAAGGATAGTCCAATGCACCGATCCACTATTAAATAAAACCAGGCCTGCGACCAGTCCCATCCAAAGCAACCAGAAAAACGGATGTATTTTAACCTTGGCCGGAGACTTGTTTTTCTCCCTGATCCAATCCAGGACAAAGCCCACCAATACTGCCAGGCTAAAATTAAAAAGTAAAAGAAAACGGGAAGAGATCCTGAAAACATTAAAGCCCGGGATATTGGCATAAATCCGACACAAAAAAGGAGGCAGGCCATTGGCGATGACCAATAAGATGGACCCGAGGGCCAGCAATTGGTAAAAAAGGATTTTCCTCCAAGGCCGCAGGTGGGCGGAAAGGATGAACATAAAAATCGGCAGGATCCCCATATACCCGTAAAATTCATCAGTCCCTTTGACGATTCCCCAACCAGGGTTAAAGAGACTCAGCAGTTGTGTCGAAGGTGGCAAGGAATATTCTGTAAGATAGTTTAAGGACACTTTGGTTCGGCCTATGAAATGAGCCAGTTCATAGGTGGGGAC
This window of the Deltaproteobacteria bacterium genome carries:
- a CDS encoding outer membrane beta-barrel protein; its protein translation is MKPSPGEPPKAEEKPLGIAIGLRSTYFRMQQNQGDIFRNIKLLDEEQDLAPYKPFLQYHFSSYWAIELGYDQFKAITLNRAFDDVAEFDRRWVDGALEWQPIMLTAQFRWPHFHKSVVPYVSGGLSYTKTSWKRNDWYYFGFPNPETYTTWTSQGNRPEDYPNNNYRRIFAVDDHTIGMLFGFGVDYFLLKNLALNLDWRYHWAQVKFKYTLAFNDGLDPISQDQGTFILDSWVLGLGVKYLF
- a CDS encoding YfhO family protein, with product LLLHYFLAGLFMYLFLRAQLLTRTGSLLGAIYFMFSGFLIAHINHLGIVEGAVWLPLFLLFFQKALLTGRFAYLCWTGITLALIFFTGHPQVTFMVSIMGGAYALFHFLLVETEHRKAWKKVAGISLGIAGLAAGLTAIQWVPTYELAHFIGRTKVSLNYLTEYSLPPSTQLLSLFNPGWGIVKGTDEFYGYMGILPIFMFILSAHLRPWRKILFYQLLALGSILLVIANGLPPFLCRIYANIPGFNVFRISSRFLLLFNFSLAVLVGFVLDWIREKNKSPAKVKIHPFFWLLWMGLVAGLVLFNSGSVHWTILSGSLKSVLGSRPFILTLIAMAVLALVGATLKQWLKPSIFLLLIFILALTELFYSNRHLGWKQGFPEKYYQPNERVLFLQKMNSPDYRLRNEGGLYCRGFIDEASMGNRFRIYTTDIGSSLNLLGINAENRPSLRLVVDESESNPQLLDLLNIRFIATTTDLTLGPNGKYAGFILGPGKDKVISLDGLYDHPVTRISLISLMTFGLEIPQGETVAELTVMDQYGKQITFPIRAGMETSEWSWEKKENRTRRRHGQATIESSWGIPQEGYQGHSYRSSFKFNSPIIPKTIIISRVNHRGNFEVRNIFLDGTDLFSLGKRFTKVFGQVYENRFTLPKAFLVRKGLPAHKDRILYDLMALDPLDEVIVGPGAPLFQPPLERSSKIDFNRVQVTSYGANRITLNVLSQTRAYLVLSEVYYPGWKAYVDGREKTIFPADYAFRGIPIDPGEHKVAFRYQPISIKIGGIISLLTLSFIFLVSVGWRRKKDKN